Genomic DNA from Lactuca sativa cultivar Salinas chromosome 8, Lsat_Salinas_v11, whole genome shotgun sequence:
CTATAATTGTTATTGTTAATATAGATGATGAAAAAttagttaatatttttaatttaaaaagaaagCCTTTTGAAAGGGGTTAACCATTAGAGAAGGCTCATGTTAATagattttgttaaataaaattaGCAGAAAGATGATTTGGCAAAATATAATAAGTCATCACATTAGGTTAACCATTGTGGATGCTATTAATTAAGGATTTCTGCTAGGATTAACTCGACTGTTTTTAGTAATGCATAGCCTCTCTGGACATGAAACAATATAGTCTAATTATTAGTTTTTTATTTCCAGGATTATTCCCATTTTAGCCCTGTAATAATGTAGTATATGAATGTAACATGCCAAACTATTTGCCCTCTTAGAAATTCATGTAAAAAGTTATCCTTATGGATTAAGAACATAGTCTGTATCACTAGTTTTCATGCTTTGCACTTACTGAATCTTGTTAGATAGAAATTTTACCTATGATTCTCTTGCAGACTCTGCAGTTGTTGCTTTAACATTGCAGCCTCCCTTTTCCAGAACTATAATTAATAAATAGAGATTTTTTATGGTCATCTGTGTAATCATCATAAACACTTTAAAATGTATGCAACAAAATAActgtgaatttgtatgctaaaaTAACTTCAGGTgcgattttggtaattatccaccCAAACTGGATAATTACCGTTTAGAGTTTTGATTATTTCAGTTTTTACCACCAATTAGAGATAAAATCTAAATAATTAAGGATAATTGTTTCTGAGTTTTTACCACCAATTAGAGATAAAGATTACTTTCCTGTAGTAGTCTCGATACTTAAAATAGATATGTCACTATGTAGTCCTTTTAATTTGTTAGTGTTAGATAAGGGTGAACATGGTTCTGTTTGGTTTTTCACTTCAAACTGGTAATAAaccaaaaatttttgattttgacttctgAGAAACCAACTGTTGGTTTTttagattattattatttttttttcatttgggcAAATTGCAGAAAAGCACAACCATTTATCTACCATCACTCAGAGAAACCCTTATAGTTTGTTTATATGCAGAAAAACCGTTCTATTTTCAGTTACATTTAAGATTTACCTAAATATctgtttttttatttaagttaTCGGGTTTTTTTTATGACAATATATTTATCTTGTTCGTTTTTAAGTTGACATGGAAAAAAAATAAGCAATGTCACTTATATTTGTCTGAGTAAATGGTTGTTGAGTAAATGATCTATTTCTCACGTTTTACCATAGATAAGAGGCAACGTCACTTATTTTTATTTCCATATTAACCTAAAAACGAAACAGATAAATGTCATGTCACAAAACAACTGGCAATTTCTTTAAAAAACCGGATATTTGGGTTATTGTGAAAGGTAGCTAAAAATATAAGGGCTTTCTGCATATAAACAAAATGCAAGGGTTTTTCTGAATGCTAGTAGATAAATGGTTGTGCTTTTCTGCATTTTTCCCTTTTCATTTATCTATATGTTTTATTTTCTTCATTGACAATACTcttaaaattaaacaaaattcCATTACTTCACAAAAAATTAATACAAGACGGTGTAAACGTATGCtcattatttgtttaatttttgcACACTAGTGGTTGTAGTTAGTTTCTATTTGATTACTTTCTCTCCCTTCCAGTTCTTGTTTATTCCAAAGGATCTATTGTCATCCACTTCTTCTTACTTGGTTGTAGTTAGTTTTTATCTAATCTCTATCTAAGTTCTGAATAGTAGTTATATATTTTGTTGTAGCTAGTCATTATGTCAACACGTAGTGATAGAGACTGGATGTACAAAAGGTTAGATCATGGGTATCTTAGCACAACATATCATGCATCCGTCAAAGGATTTCTCGATGTTGCTTTTTCTAATGAAGAAACCGTTGATGGGGATTATATTAGATGTCCTTGTTTTAAATGCAAGAACATGTCTTATAAAACAAGAGGTGATGTAGAGCTTCACTCGTTACAACGCGGTTTCATTCCTAATTACACAACTTGGTGGGCACATGGTGAAAGAAATACGATATCTGAACATGAGGAAGAATCTTCTAATCCGATGCAGGATCCGatggaagatgatgatgatgatgatgttaatgGGTGTACACAAATGTTGATGGATGTAATGGAGGAACTCCCGAATCCAACTGCCAAGGGGTTCTATGATATGTTAGAAGACGCTgatgaacctttgtgggatggATGtgaaaattattcaaaattacaaGCTGCAACAGAGTTGTTGCATTGGAAGTCAGAATACAATATATCTGAGGCTGCCTATGATCACATACTTCCTATAATTAAGCGGATGCTACCCAAAGGTGATAAACTAGTTGAGAACTTCTATGAGATGAAGAAGCTTTTGAAAATAATTAGACTCCCAGAAAAAAAGATTCATGCTTGCAAAAACCATTGCATGATATTCTATGGGGTAGATTCTGATTTGACTAAGTGTCGAGTGTGTGATCATGATCGGTACAAGAGTGGCAGACGACCTTATCTGGTTATGAGGTACTTGCCTATTGCTCCTAGACTCCAAAGGTTGTATTTGACAAAAAAGACGGCAAAGCAAATGACATGGCACTATGAACATCAGACAGAACCGGGTTTGATGGTCCATCCAAGTGATGGTGAGGCTTGGAAGCATTTCGACTCAATGCATCCAGAATTTTCAAGTGAACCACGGAATGTTCGTCTTGGGCTATGCACTGATGGGTTCAGTCCAAATAACTCAAATACAACCCCGTATTCATGTTGGCCTGTTTTCCTTTGAATTTATAACTTGCCTCCTTGGATGTGCTTAACAGAACCATATGTTCAATTAAGCATAGTTATTCCTGGAAAAAAGAGCCCATGTCAAAATATAGATGTGTTTCTCAGGCCGCTAATTGACGAGTTAAAGATGCTATATACAGACGGTGTTGTGACTTATGATGCTTCGACTAAATGCAATTTCACAATGAAAACTATACTTCTTTGGACAGTTAGTGACTTTCCTGCTTATGCAATGTTATCAGGATGGAGCACACATGGCAAGTTAGCATGTCCATATTGTATGGGTGAGTCGGGGTCGTTTCGGTTACACCATGGTAGTAAACCATGTTGGTTTGACTGCCATCGAAATTTTTTACCTGAACAACACACATATAGGGGTGACAAAACAGGATTTCTGGCTAATAAGGTTGAGCGATCTAGCCCCCCACCAATATTAACCGGTGATCAGATTTGGGAGCAAGTACGAAACTTTCCAACTGTTTATGAAGGCAAACCTTTTAGAGCGAAGAATGCAAAATTGCTTGGTTTTGGGATTACTCATATTAACCGGTGATCAGATTTGGGAGCAAGTACGATACTTTGTCAATGGTTACAAGTTTCATACTGAAAAATATGGTGATGGACGGGTCACACACAATAGTGGTGTATGTGTAAGAGGGACTTGTTACAATGAGTCTGAGTGTGACTATTATGGGTTGTTGGGTGAGGTTTTGGAAGTAGAATATCAAGGCATACGGCGTTGCGTCGTAGTATTGTTCAAGTGTATATGGTTTAACCCTACTGAAGGGGTACGTGTGGATCGAAAGCAAAATTTGGTTGATATTAAATACAAATCAAGGCTAAGAAATGAAGATCCATTTATCCTAGCGTCACAAGCAGAACAAGTCTATTATGCACCATATCCTGCAATGAAGGATTTGAAAGATTGGTGGGCTGTCGTCAAGACGAAACCAAGGGGTGTATATGATCTACGACAATGTGTtactgaagaagatgatgatgaggatgaagaGGACCAATTCTTTCAAGAAAGTGAAGCGACTTTACCTTCTACAAGTAGCGGTGCAAATGAGGTGGCAGGACCCCTTTCTCATGTAATTGAAGGAGAAATAAAAGAAGTTAATGACAATGACATTGAGagagaagaggatgaagaagttgaTGATAACTTGGATGATTCATCCGAAGATGATATTGAAGATGAAAACATATGTGATGATAATTCTGATGATGAGTAATTACTAAAAATGTAGAATGAAACAATGTATTTGGAACTATATATTTTGCCTAATGGACCTTATAAATAACTTTTTAGCTAAAATGATCGTTTTCTTTTTCTATATACATtgaattttcatttatttgtgtattatagcatGTTACCTTCTCTTACTTCTATAATTTTCTATTATAATACATACTTGTTCTAACCAATAGTTTATTAATTCTTGATTTTAAGAGTTATTTTTTGACTAATGGCGCAACGAGGAGCCCGTGGTGGTGGTCGCAGTGGTAGTCACATTGGTGGTCGTGATGCTGGAGATAGAAATGCATCTCAATCACACAATGATGCAGAAAGTCAACCTTCTTCTTCAGTTAGAGGATCAAACATCTTGGAACAAGTTCCAAGTAACCCATCAAAAAGGAAGTTCATTGAAGTCGATTCTGAAAAGGAGTACTAATGTTAATTTTAAAATTGTTTATGAAAATGAATTTACttgttaatgataatactaatgctaattttataattttttattttttgcaaGATTTACGGATCAGATTTCAGTGATCAGAGCCATCACATGTATACTGAAGACGATGTTTGACGACCCATGGACCTCATGGAAGAAGGTTGACAAAGAACATCGTGATGCAATGTGGGAACACTTCAAGTTTGTACTTACTATTTTTATGATTTATCAAAGTAAAAATTGGTATAAAATGAAAAAGATAATTGTATGCGTGATCTACATGTAGGGTTTGTATGTTTGGCCCGAAGAGACTGATGTTCTTGCTCGCAAGGTATGGGAAGACTGTATGAAGAAACGATTTCCTGATGTAATGCGAAGAGCAAGTGAAGCATCTTTAAAACTTTCCAAAGCTGCAAATGTGAATGCCTCACTAGAAGGTGATTTGAATTGGCTATAGGACTATTGCCCAAATTGGATAAAAAAGGAGTGGGAAAAATGATCAATGAAGTGTGGACCACATCCAAATGGAAACGTTTATCACAATCagggaaaaataacataaataaattaGAAGATGGATCTGTTTCCAAACATACCGAGGGTTCTATATCTATTCGTCAACATAAGAAAAGAATGGTAAGATGTTTGCATCTCACGTTAGTTTCCACTTAAACTGTTGAgtctttgttttgttttttaatgTATTACTAATGGATTTTGTAGCAAGCAATGCTTAAACGCCCTCCTACAGGAGTTGAACTTTATGCAAGGTTGCACACTAAACGGTCTACTCAAGAGTACATTACACCAAAGGCAGCTAAAGTTAAGGTATTTTCAATTCTTTTGTAGGAAACAAAACTTCCTACTACTCGGGTTAATGACTTTGTTAAAGCAACTAATTGACAGAAAACAAATCTTTCGTAAGTAGTAATCAACTtacaaaagaaaagaaacaaatTATTATCTCTAAATGTTTGATCCTCTACCTAGTTGTAATTAAGTGTTTTTTAAGTAGTAATCAACTTTATGCAAGGTTTGAGTATTAATTAATAAGAGGCTTATGAAGTGGTTCATTCTATTCCTTGATTATGAATTTAATGGTATGGAATGAACCATTCCATTCCTTATTTCATGTTTCTATTTTTCATATCTTTTTTGCTATAATAGGAGGCTTATGAAAGTGCTATGGTGGCTAAGTTTGGTGATGATACTAGTTGCCAACCCTTCTTGGATAATGAAACATGGTGTGATGTTTCCGGAGGAGTCAAGAAAGGAAGAATATAGGATTCAGATCTGTGTCTGATCCAACGAGCTTTTTGGAAGGAACATCTAGTACAATAACATCCCAAGAGGTTCGTTTAATTTTGTACTTTATAAAAATTTCTTATCATAGCATTGTACTTACAAAATTTCCTATCATGGCATTATACTTACAAAGTTTCCTATCATGGCATTGTACTTACAAAGTTTCCTATCATGGCATTGTACTTACAAAGTTTCCTATCATGGCATTGTACTTACAAAGTTTTCTATCATGGTATTATACTTACAAAGTTTCCTATCATGGCATTGTACTTACAAAGTTTCCTATCATGACATTGTACTTACAAATTTTCCTATCATGGCATTGTACTTACAAAGTTTCCTATCATGTTATTGTACTTTAGGTTGTCTATGAACGTGTACGAAACGAGATGCGTGGCGAAATGGATGCTAAAGTTGCAGAAATGGAAGCTAAACATCAACAAATACGTGAGGAAATGGATGCCAAAGCTGCAGCAATAGATGCCAAACAACAACAAATTGATGCAAAATATGAAGCAATGGAGAAGATGTATGCAGCCTTGCAAAATATGATGGGAAATTGAAAATTAGAGGTAATATGATGTTAACCATTAGTATTTGATGTTTTTGAATGACTTGTTAACCTTTTGTATTtgatgtttttgattgttttgaataatgttttatagGAATGAGAACCGAAGATGATTGGATGGACATGAAATGAAGAGAGCAGCTAAAATGTTATTTTGAAGGTTAAACTTTTTTCTGTTTGTACCTCTTTTGCATACTTTGGATTTCTTGGTGCTAAAATGTTATTTTGAAGTTAAACCGTTGGGAGTTTGATGTTATAAGGATAGTTTCGTTTTTGGATGTTTTTTGAATGACACTTTAGTAAACTTTGATAGTTTTGGTATTTTAATGCTTGATTGTATCATTATTTGATGTTCTTTAGTATAATAATTTGATGATTATagtatttttttcttttagaatcataataaaaaaatgatattacaagttcgtggtgagaAAATAAAAAGTATTTTAATGCATGAATTTTGCGAGGGATTAGCTACGGAAAAAAAACCATGTCTAAAGTGTGCGATGGATCAGCGAcggaaaggaaaaaaaattaatgtatGAATTTTGCAAGGGATTAGTGATGAAAAAAAATCATGTCTAAAGTTTGCGATAGATCAGCGACGGAAAAAAAAATAGTATATGAATTTTGCAAGGGATTAGCTACGGAAAAAAAAACTGTTCATGGAAATTTGCGACAGAACAGCGACATAATGCATTGAGTGACATTTAGCGACGGATATTCTGTCGCTAACTTTGTAGCAAGGAAAAACCGATCCGTCGCTAAAACCCTCGCTGAGAAATTAGCCACCTTTTTATTACCTATCGAGTGAATCCGTTACCGATCCATCGCAAACAACATTTAGCGACGGAATAGCGACGGATTTTTCCGTCGCTAAAACCCATGTTTCTAGTAGTGTTTATAATGTTGCTATTGGTAGCTTATAATTATAGACCAAACTCTGATTTACTTTTTCAgacatgtttttttttgtaatgGAGTTGACATCAACCATAAAATCTAATCTAATTGATATTATTTtgatatcaataatatttatttgTAAGTTCATACTATTTAATCTAAATACCCGTAAAGAtattcaataattttttttaactaaaagTGATCCAACTAAGGGgttgtttgtttacctcttaattgaaaaattaagaggcaacctcttaaaaattcagattcaGCTTGTTTGTTAGCATCTTATTTTTTACCTCTTAATTTTATAAATGCCTCTTAAACTTTCAGATGTCAAACCATGTCTGAACTTTTGAAAATAACACGTCTTCCCTTTGTGCCCTAAAATATCAACGCTCATTTCCTTCGCTCTATGCTTCACAAGACGAGCGCCACTTCTCCCTCTTCCCTCTATCTCAGAACTGCCTCCCTCCACCAGCTACGTCGCCGGCGGCAACCCATCCAACGTCGCCGCCTCCTTTATCGCCGCCTCCCTTCGTCAAAGTAATCAATTTTCCAGTTCCAGGTGAGAGTTTCTTCCTCTTTTTTTTCCCAAAACTCGAAAATAAGAGTTGGagacttttttttttctagaatgtTTTGCTTCTATTTTCGACTGTTATTTTCTGCCTCCCTCTGAAAATCGAGTATCATATGCTATTTTTTTCATCTTCCTCTGAAAATCGAGTTCAAGATATTAAGGTTGTTTTGGTCTTTTTTTTTCTGATGTGATTTGTTCTTCCTACAGAAATAGAGTTTTTTATGTTGAAATTATATGTAATTTGTTCTGATGTGCTTGAAAATCACAGCTGAATTATGTTCATTTGttgttatgttgaaatgttcgTTGAAATCAAATGGTCTTGATGTTATGCTGAAATCTAATATTGAAAtagaatgttcttgatcttatgttGATGGTTTTTGCAAGTACTATCATTTTCTTCAAGTGCTGATGATTTTTGCAAGTTTATGTTTCCTTGAATTCAGTGATTTCATAGAAaactttttttcttcttttttctgaAATCAGATGCGGAGTATAGTTTTATGCAAATGCTGAATATAAatgctatttttttttttcagattttgtATAGCTAAAAATTGATATGTATAGCTAAAACTTGTTGTTGAACTTTGTTGATTTGATCTATTTTATTGAAAATGTGTTTGTAGTTGCTAATACAAGTTGTTGATTTTGTTCATTTGTTGAAATCTATTGCTAATCTTGTTGTTATGTGCTTAATTTTTGTTGAAATCTATTGTTGAGTGACCAGGGTTGGTGAATAGAAGTTGATGGCCTCATGAAGGCtgcgatgatgatgataaagttcGATGACAGGTTTGTGCCCGGTGATGATGTATGGTGGTAGCGTACGATGAAGAGGGTGACGGGTTGTTGCATGTTAATGGTGAAAATGTCCTCTGTGTGTTTCTGTAGATTAGCAACATTTTTCATTCACATGATCAAGAACCAAAAAAACCATATGCAATATTTCATGTAAACCTTGTATGGGGTGTGATGCTGACCAAATTATTGTCCGATAATTgtaataaaatattgtgttgtttAGTTtacattgtatttttttttgtaatattcgGTGTAATGCTTATATTTATCAACCTACTTTGATGAAAAAAAATCACATGTATGATGTTTATTTCTAGCATCCTACTTTGATGTGTTTTTATCAAGGGTATGGTGTTGTAGTTGAAAGAAATgatacagaagggtaaaatggttatttttatCATTCAGCACAAAAATTCAGAGCTTTCAACCAAACAACATgttaaaattcagatcttaaaaatccagaccctcttagaaattcagatcttaaaatttCAGATCCTACCAAACAGCCCCTAACTTATTTCATTTTGGTTAAAAAATTTTAGTTAAGAGATAATTTTTCGCTCACaaaaatatacttataatattttacacttcaaaattttaaactatgatttctattaataaaatttttattttatattgtacACTGTTTGCTGAAGAAGTTATTCACCACCACACATAGTTGCCGAAACCTAATTATGACAATGGAAATGAACCTGATCATGGAAATGTAATTGAACCTAATGATAACAATGATTTTATCACTCACAAAAAAGTAGTATACTTTTAATTTTAACcaaaaataacataattttatttCTGATACTAAGCAAATTCATTGTCCGTTTCCCTAAACAAATCAATTTTCCAATGTTTGTTTTCATTCGCTTTACGCACCCCTTTACCAAATAATTGTAAAATAAAAACCACAACAATGGATAACACCACAATAGAAAACTATTAGTCTTCCGCATTTATGTACCTAGCTAGAAATCATTTAGTGAAATGAACTATCCGGTGCAAAACAATTTTCCAAAAGGCTGAAACAAACTATCTAATATCAAAATGAAACTAATCACCGCATGAAAACTATATGCCGAAAAGGAACTATCTGGGACTGCCGCATCTCGCGGGT
This window encodes:
- the LOC111902337 gene encoding uncharacterized protein LOC111902337 gives rise to the protein MSTRSDRDWMYKRLDHGYLSTTYHASVKGFLDVAFSNEETVDGDYIRCPCFKCKNMSYKTRGDVELHSLQRGFIPNYTTWWAHGERNTISEHEEESSNPMQDPMEDDDDDDVNGCTQMLMDVMEELPNPTAKGFYDMLEDADEPLWDGCENYSKLQAATELLHWKSEYNISEAAYDHILPIIKRMLPKGDKLVENFYEMKKLLKIIRLPEKKIHACKNHCMIFYGVDSDLTKCRVCDHDRYKSGRRPYLVMRYLPIAPRLQRLYLTKKTAKQMTWHYEHQTEPGLMVHPSDGEAWKHFDSMHPEFSSEPRNVRLGLCTDGFSPNNSNTTPYSCWPVFL